The Salvia miltiorrhiza cultivar Shanhuang (shh) chromosome 1, IMPLAD_Smil_shh, whole genome shotgun sequence genome has a window encoding:
- the LOC130994083 gene encoding uncharacterized methyltransferase At1g78140, chloroplastic-like isoform X2 gives MEKLMAREAAGVDILSASASLLPSPINFNPVRCCFHVVKSSPFIPARIRARLFTYKVRASSATAVETKPDPVIDESSLKIRKEILACPICYERVSWNGGADLSLEAVARSTLVCGCCRKSYTGKDSHLDLTVTGGNRVYGEPVVASTELFRFPLVSFLYERGWRQSFSVWGGFPGPEQEFELIKDYLQPVLGGNIVDASCGSGMFSRLFAKSGLFSLVVALDYSEAMLRQCYDFIKQEDNFPEEKLILVRADISRLPFASGSMDAVHAGAALHCWPSPSAAVAEISRVLKPGGMFVATTYIMDGLLSYFPLSRPLRQGVAQISGSHVFLSEKELEDLCASCGLVNFTCTRNRLFVMITATKPV, from the exons ATGGAGAAATTGATGGCGAGAGAGGCAGCGGGCGTCGATATACTGTCAGCATCAGCTTCATTGCTGCCGAGTCCAATCAATTTCAACCCGGTGCGTTGCTGTTTTCATGTCGTCAAGTCGTCTCCTTTCATTCCCGCGAGAATTCGCGCCCGGCTTTTCACCTATAAAGTGCGAGCTTCTTCGGCTACAGCTGTTGAAACCAAGCCC GACCCTGTAATTGATGAATCCAGTTTGAAGATTCGCAAAGAAATTCTAGCTTGTCCCATTTGCTATGAGAGGGTTTCTTGGAATGGAGGAGCCGATCTATCTTT GGAAGCTGTAGCTCGTTCAACTCTGGTGTGCGGCTGCTGCAGGAAGTCCTACACCGGCAAGGATTCTCATCTTGATCTGACAGTTACTGGTGGTAACAGGGTGTATGGTGAACCTGTGGTTGCCTCTACTGAGCTTTTCAG GTTTCCTTTAGTATCATTCCTTTATGAACGAGGTTGGCGGCAAAGTTTTTCAGTTTGGGGAGGTTTTCCTGGCCCGGAACAGGAG TTTGAATTAATAAAGGATTACCTCCAACCAGTCTTAGGGGGGAATATTGTTGATGCAAGTTGCGGAAGTGGAATGTTTTCACGACTTTTTGCCAAAAGTGGGCTATTTTCCCTTGTCGTTGCTTTGGACTACTCTGAGGCTATGTTACGTCAGTGTTATGACTTCATTAAGCAGGAGGATAACTTCCCCGAAGA GAAACTGATTCTCGTTAGAGCTGATATCTCGAGGCTTCCATTTGCATCGGGTAGTATGGATGCTGTTCATGCTGGTGCTGCTTTGCACTGCTGGCCTTCACCATCTGCAGCA GTAGCAGAAATAAGTCGTGTGCTGAAACCCGGAGGCATGTTCGTTGCTACAACTTACATCATGGATGGCCTCCTCTCGTACTTCCCACTAAGCAGACCTCTACGTCAG GGCGTGGCGCAGATCTCGGGCAGCCATGTGTTTTTATCCGAGAAGGAACTCGAAGATCTGTGCGCATCTTGTGGGCTTGTCAACTTCACATGCACGAGAAATAGGCTCTTCGTGATGATTACAGCCACGAAACCTGTATAG
- the LOC130994083 gene encoding uncharacterized methyltransferase At1g78140, chloroplastic-like isoform X1, whose translation MEKLMAREAAGVDILSASASLLPSPINFNPVRCCFHVVKSSPFIPARIRARLFTYKVRASSATAVETKPDPVIDESSLKIRKEILACPICYERVSWNGGADLSLEAVARSTLVCGCCRKSYTGKDSHLDLTVTGGNRVYGEPVVASTELFRFPLVSFLYERGWRQSFSVWGGFPGPEQEFELIKDYLQPVLGGNIVDASCGSGMFSRLFAKSGLFSLVVALDYSEAMLRQCYDFIKQEDNFPEEYVFHEKKLILVRADISRLPFASGSMDAVHAGAALHCWPSPSAAVAEISRVLKPGGMFVATTYIMDGLLSYFPLSRPLRQGVAQISGSHVFLSEKELEDLCASCGLVNFTCTRNRLFVMITATKPV comes from the exons ATGGAGAAATTGATGGCGAGAGAGGCAGCGGGCGTCGATATACTGTCAGCATCAGCTTCATTGCTGCCGAGTCCAATCAATTTCAACCCGGTGCGTTGCTGTTTTCATGTCGTCAAGTCGTCTCCTTTCATTCCCGCGAGAATTCGCGCCCGGCTTTTCACCTATAAAGTGCGAGCTTCTTCGGCTACAGCTGTTGAAACCAAGCCC GACCCTGTAATTGATGAATCCAGTTTGAAGATTCGCAAAGAAATTCTAGCTTGTCCCATTTGCTATGAGAGGGTTTCTTGGAATGGAGGAGCCGATCTATCTTT GGAAGCTGTAGCTCGTTCAACTCTGGTGTGCGGCTGCTGCAGGAAGTCCTACACCGGCAAGGATTCTCATCTTGATCTGACAGTTACTGGTGGTAACAGGGTGTATGGTGAACCTGTGGTTGCCTCTACTGAGCTTTTCAG GTTTCCTTTAGTATCATTCCTTTATGAACGAGGTTGGCGGCAAAGTTTTTCAGTTTGGGGAGGTTTTCCTGGCCCGGAACAGGAG TTTGAATTAATAAAGGATTACCTCCAACCAGTCTTAGGGGGGAATATTGTTGATGCAAGTTGCGGAAGTGGAATGTTTTCACGACTTTTTGCCAAAAGTGGGCTATTTTCCCTTGTCGTTGCTTTGGACTACTCTGAGGCTATGTTACGTCAGTGTTATGACTTCATTAAGCAGGAGGATAACTTCCCCGAAGAGTACGTTTTTCACGAAAA GAAACTGATTCTCGTTAGAGCTGATATCTCGAGGCTTCCATTTGCATCGGGTAGTATGGATGCTGTTCATGCTGGTGCTGCTTTGCACTGCTGGCCTTCACCATCTGCAGCA GTAGCAGAAATAAGTCGTGTGCTGAAACCCGGAGGCATGTTCGTTGCTACAACTTACATCATGGATGGCCTCCTCTCGTACTTCCCACTAAGCAGACCTCTACGTCAG GGCGTGGCGCAGATCTCGGGCAGCCATGTGTTTTTATCCGAGAAGGAACTCGAAGATCTGTGCGCATCTTGTGGGCTTGTCAACTTCACATGCACGAGAAATAGGCTCTTCGTGATGATTACAGCCACGAAACCTGTATAG